In Thermoanaerobaculales bacterium, one DNA window encodes the following:
- a CDS encoding sigma-70 family RNA polymerase sigma factor — protein MTAPRDWDEVARLVVEAQGGGADAFRELLVSHRSAVSSTLIACGVRSEDTARDLAQEVALRAWRRLATLQDPRSFTAWIRRIAANAARDHLRRMAVRREEELEQALELAGDDDPHAEAERRSELRLMLAALEDEDEEVVALLVARADGTPVEALALRAGLSEAALKMRLMRARKRLRERLEELRRS, from the coding sequence ATGACGGCGCCGAGGGACTGGGACGAGGTGGCGCGGCTCGTGGTCGAGGCGCAGGGGGGCGGGGCCGATGCGTTCCGCGAGCTGCTCGTCAGCCACCGCTCCGCGGTCAGCTCGACTCTGATCGCGTGCGGGGTGCGGTCCGAGGACACCGCCCGCGACCTCGCGCAGGAGGTGGCGTTGCGCGCCTGGCGGCGGCTCGCCACCCTGCAGGACCCGCGCAGCTTCACCGCCTGGATCCGCCGGATCGCCGCCAACGCCGCCCGCGACCACCTGCGCCGGATGGCGGTGCGGCGCGAGGAGGAGCTCGAGCAGGCGCTCGAGCTCGCGGGCGACGACGACCCCCACGCCGAAGCCGAGCGGCGGTCGGAGCTGCGCCTGATGCTGGCGGCGCTCGAGGACGAGGACGAGGAGGTGGTGGCGCTGCTGGTGGCCCGCGCCGACGGCACCCCGGTGGAGGCGCTGGCGCTGCGGGCCGGCCTGTCCGAAGCGGCGCTCAAGATGCGGCTGATGCGCGCCCGCAAGCGGCTGCGCGAGCGGCTCGAGGAGCTGCGGAGGTCATAG